The sequence ccttctctctctaaacccaactcagcaaataactTCATTAACCTTCCCCCCATGAGGTACATAattcccaggggaatgagtcttctctggtgacatgggacatgattcccaggaatgaacctgaccCTGGCAGTGAGTGATTGAAAATACCTACTTGACCAAGATGGGGAAacagaaaggtaacaagctgaggtcacagtggctgagaaatccccaatagagtctagaggctgtcctggaggctTCTCTTTTGCAAGCTCccgctagacatcccaaatggccacagtatgccatgccttaCTAAAGTagcccccaaatacctaggtacccacctgagattctataaaagattcactcactaagttttatctttcagaaacttaactccgccagaatgttcctataccagacaagtcctaaaacccagaggcaacagcctctttaagatcaacaatcagaagTCACCCTCTTCCACATACTgtcaacatcccctttcaatGTGAACAACTTAGtttgctcactgcctagacatccctgaagatggagaaagagattaagtgagaggaaggggtaacaacaaacaagataacaaaggtctatgaatactgaaagtttgtataattatacatatataattatatatatcatGCTGtagtgttggaatggctggaaggaggtaagtgACATGGAACTGTAGCctgtagcatcctttgggatttgccctatagcttcttgttgaattgtacctTGAAGGtattcacctttctgtatataccttctattgcataatggggaagggactgagactgtggaactataatccataacaatttttgaaattacccatataaattcttgttgaactgtacattgagagttgactcctttctttatgtttgttatattttaccacaatcaaaatggctgaagttgtggaactgtgacccatgacattctttgaaatttgctaactacttgtgaaatcatactttgaaattatcactattatgtatatgttaaagttcacaataaaaatagtacattgtttaatttccacattgcCACTTTGAATCTAGTTTGTACCCCATAAAAATCCATGatatttaattcaatcttgtgggtgtagacctattgtgggtgggatattttgattaatttgtttccatggaggtgtgacccacacaactgtgggtgcaatctttgattagattatttccatgaggaTGTAACCCTACTCATTCatggtgagtcttgattagtttactgaagttatttcagagagctcacagagagaaagagctcagagaagctgagagagacattttagagagaagctaagatatgtaatccagagtttgcccccaggtgaagttaagagctgacacagacctagatgcttggagatgcagacagaaagatgattAAAGATGCTGAGCTatgagatgaagtccagagttttccctggagaagctaagagaggatccccagatacTTAGAGTGAAACACCCTTAGAGAACAAGAAAggttgcacaggagctgagagaggaaagctaagagagacagaagcccagagaaattttggagaaagccattttgaaaccagaacccaggagtgaagtaccagcagatgccagccacatgacttcccagctgacagaggtgttgcagatgccatcagcctttctccagtgaaggtatcttcttgttgatgccttaatttggatacttttttggccttagaactgtaaatttgtaacttaataaataccctttataaaagctaatccatttctggtatttcgcataatggcagttttagcaaactaggacaccacgtatttgtgaatttccctttcttcctctgttattgactcCCAAGTTCATTCTATTTTGGTAAGAGAAGGTACACTGtatgatttaaacattttttaatttcttgagacttgttttgtgacctcatTTATGGTCTATCCTCAGGAATGATTCTTGCGCACtccagaagaatgtgtattctactgttGAGTGAGTTGTCCtagatatgtctgttagatctttttagtttagagtattgttcaagtctactatttccttattgatctctctagattttctatccattattgaaagtggtgttaTTGAAGATTCCTCTGATTAAGGTAGAAccacctatttctcccttcatttatgttggtatttgcttcatacattttggggctctgctgttaggtgcatgttccagtttgctaaagctgccagaatgcaatataccagaaatggattggcttttacaatgagggtttattaggtcagaaatttacagttttaaggccatgaaaatgtccaaattaaggcatcaagaggtaaatTCCTTCTTGGaggaaagactgatggcatctagggttcctctgtcacatgggaaggcacatggtgacatttggtagtccttcttctcctgggttctggtttcaacatggctttctccaaaatatccctcAGCTTtgccaagcatctgggtctgtgtcagctctgcactctctctccctgagctctcttaaggactccagtaaactaattaagacccaccttgaatgggcaggttcatatctccatggaaataatcaagtcaaaaggtctcacccacaactgggtgggtcacatccccatggaaacaacctaatcaaaagatcccacccacaatatgtctgcctacacaaaagtgaattaaaagaacacagtcttctATGGGGTACATACCAGATTCAAACCAGTgccatgtatatttataattattgtgtATTGttaaattgacccctttatccaTATATAGTCACCATCTTTGCCccttataaacattttttatttaaagtctatattatctgatattagtatagctaccccagctttcttttggttactactttctttgtgtattttttccttcctttcactttcaacctacttctGTCTTTGAATGTAAAGTGAGTCTCTTAAACAGAATATATTTGGGTCAAGCTTTtgtatccattcttccaatctctgcattttgactggagagtttaatccatttaaattttaagTCATTGCTTATAAAATTCCTATGCCATTTTGCAACTCcatctttgtaaatcttatatcaTTTTTTGACCCTCATTTCTTTTGTTAATGCCTCctctcatatttatttgatttttttgtatatatcatTTTGACTCATGTCTCATTTTAatcttgatatatttttcatacattttccttATGGTTTCCATGGTGTTAAAATTTGACAGTCTAAATACCTAAATATATTACAGTCATATTAAATTTGTTcaataccaatttaacttcaatagcatacaaataCATTGTTCTCATACTCCTCCATCCCCTGACctcttttgtacttgttacataTTATATCCTTGTAAATTgtatatccaaaaccatagataTATTATTCCATGCTATGCATTGCTTTTTTGTAACTGTGGGGCGTAAGAAGTTGATTTACTTACctgaaaatacaatacaatagtactggcatttataattacccaaatcattacttttttggagttttttatttctattcactTGAAAACccctgtctggtgtcctttcctttctgtctgaagaaatccctttagcattgcttgtagctctggtctggtggtgatgaacaccctcagcttttgcttatctgggaatatcttaatgtctccctcatttttgaaagaaagtctcatgGGATATAAAACTCCTGGTTGGCaatcattttctttcagcactttaagcaTGTCAAGATACTGCTTTCTTGCCttcgtggtttctgatgagaaatttgttcttaatctaattgggactcatttgtacataacacattgtttttctcttgcagctttcagaactctctccctgtCCTTTGAATTTGACAGTTTGACCAGTTTGTGACAGGggcatattttcttcatttttatcctaTTTTACATTCCCTGGGCTTCCTGGATTGcacatttatgtcttttgctaagtttaggaagttttctgtcattatttgtttgaattttcCTTATGccactttctctcttctcctctgggactcttataatgtgtatattggtatgcttgatcaTGTCTCAGAGGTGTCTTAGatgattttcacattttataattcttttttctttctgcccttcagcctaactcatttcaattgtcttgtcttcgagttcactgattTTCCCTTGCTATCTCCATTGGCTGTTGAAACCTTCCTGggtattttcatttcagtttttgtggcCTCAACTCCAGTTGTTCAGTTTGGTTCctgtttaaaatttctgtctcttcattgaaactctcattttgttcattggttgttttcctgatatcatttagttctttgtattttccttcatctccatgaGCATACtgtctgttttcctgatttctttgtattttatttcatgtgtttcagtttgttaagctgctggaatgcaatataccagaaatggaatggcctttagaatgggggtttattagcttacaaatttacagttctaagaccatgaaaatgtcccaattaatgCACcaataggacgataccttctctgaaggaaaggccaatggcatctggtgttcctatatcacatgggaaggcacatggctggaatctgctggtcctctgctgggttttgtttctggtttctgtgactttttccaaaatgcctatggacttctgtcttagcttcttgcttagcttctcccaggggcaaactctggattacatatcttagcttatCTTGGCTCTGACCTCACTCCAAAAATGTCTATGCCTTAAAGGATTCCTGCAGGTGGAtgaagacccatcttgaatggatggtgtcacatctccacagaaacaatctaatcaaaaggtcccacccacaataggtctgccccccaagattgtattaaaagaatatagtgttttctgaggtacataacagatccaaaccagtacaATCTCCTTACACACGTTAAagatcattgttttaaaatctttgtccagtatgtccacagtctggtcttcttcatgttgttttctggatttctgtcctcttcctttggatgtaccatcatttcctgtttatttgcttgtcttttactcttttgttgcacactgtacattttaatattttaaaacatcaacacatatttattccctgagatgtctgtttcttgagcttGTAaacagctagtgatatgacagagattttcttgagtgtcaggagctaagaAAACCAAGTAAATCTCAGCAAAAAATACCCCTCATCATCTTTGTAAATTGGTTCTGCATTAGCTCGTGCTCTTTGTCAGAGTTCAGCCTCCTATCAGGAAAGTCAGGAAAGTCCATGCAatgtgcagggtcctccctgtctttaaaaagtgtcttttcctgggctttgcTTGCTAGTGGCTTTAGAAGTTCcactgtttacaggagtttgaatgcccctttTACTTCCCAGGAAGagatcttctccctctccctggtCTTCCCCTGCAGGACTTAAAGTAGGTAAGCCTACTTTAAGCCTAGGCCAACtccctcaattgtttcttacactgcttttgttttctcaagctcTTTTTGCCTggatggcaaattctgggagggcagCAAGCTGGTgtggagtttcccaagtcagacTTTCCCAGCAGGAAAaagaccagggacccacaaagagaGTGTTGACTGGCTCCAAACTCCCCCTGGGGGGGATGACACAGGTGCCAGGAAGCATACCAGGAGTTTctcccatggctccccaaagtgatgctttcttgaCTTTACCCCTGCACAGCCAATGTAGCCCTTCAACtgtccacagctctgaggaagcatactGTCTTTAAGTCCCATCCTTGACCTTTCTCTGGGGCCATTTGGAACAATGGTCACCCTCATAGCTGGGCCCCTAGTGATCTGAATTAGCTAATGAAAAGCAGCAATCAGTGATCAGCCTGTCAACCCTCCTCcccacacacacgcgcacacacacagatcttggggaagtggatttttatgtctctcTTGACACCAGCAAGCTATACCAGGGGCTGAATCCCACTGCTGCCTGCAGTCAAAGTGGGGGTTGGGCACTGGTAACCACTGCATGGAGAGAGCAACTTactggtatttactgtaatttatcagcctcctcccactcttccctggatgctgtatagtgttctACTAGATTCTGGAGCTTCAAAACTGTTGATCCAGATAGTTccttcctgtttaatagttgctCTGGTGAGGCACTGATTCCTTGGGCTtcttattctgccatcttccccaaatCTCCACATTTCTTTTTGAGGTGCTGAAAATGTTCTGacattgactgtggtgatggttgcatataTCTGTGACTGTACTAAAAACCACTCAATTGTACACATTCACTGGGTGACTTTTGTGGTATGTGAGTTAAATCtgaataaaatcattaaaaaaaaaagaaagacaggacAAGTATTCTTGTTCCtgttttacaagtgaggaaagtGAGAATCAGAGTTTATGTGACTTGCTTAAGATTACTCCATTAGTAAGTAATACTGGCCAGATTAGAATCCAGATATTCTGGCTCCCAATGTAGTGCTTCTCTGCCACACAGTGTTGCTTACTGGATAGCAGAAGGCTTAGGAAATGAggactgaggttttttttttttgagtaatattATATTTGATCTTTGTCTCAAACAAGGGAAGAATGGTGAAGGGGGTGAAAGAATAGGTACTTCTAAGTCTCAGGTCTGTTAATAATAAATGACCAACAGTTACTACTATGTCTCAGAGattcttttctttatgtttttcccCCAAAGATCTGTAAAAttagaagtgaaataaaaatgacatacATATGGCAGATTCAGATAGAACTCCTTttacagttttcctttttcttcatctttgtcATTTATATTCTCTGAGGTAATGTCCCTTTTTATAACATAGAATTAAAAGCTTGCCCATGAATATTATATTTCAGTCATAACCAacttgttgttgctgttttaagtACAAAGCTTCCATGGTAATATAAAAACCACTGTAAACATTTCTTTTATATTACTGTCAACATgccaataaaaagatgaaaagtatGAAACCTTAATATAGCATATAATCAACTCTCACCTATAAATGCATATCACAGAACAAAATTTCTTACATGcagttatatatatacataaatatatgtattcttAAAACAATTTGTAACAtggatatttaaatttttcagCAGAAATCCATTATACTTAACTTTGAATCCAGTAATAGGCATATAGAAAAATAgatctcttttcttctactttagtTAAATTTTTAGTTGCTTCTCTTCATATACGGAGTGCCAGTTTTCTGGTTTCTTAAGGAAAGATTATGGGGAACTTCAATCACCAAGAAACCACCACTATTCTCTTTCAGGACCTGAGGCAGGGGGAAAAGAGTATTGGAGACAGACTGGCTTTTGACCAGGTTTCTTTTCCTCACTCTTCAAATTGACATTGCACAGAGCTTTTAGGGTCATGTGACTGTATATTGTTTGTTGTAGTAGTTGCATATTTTCTTCTGGAATAAATGGTCCTTTCCTGCCTAGTCACTCAGTATTACAAAGGAAGAGGCAGACAGTATATTTCATGCAACTCATGGGGCATCTCCAGGTCTCATCTTAATGGCATGCCTGGGAAGGGATATGTTGGGATGACTGAGAACTATTTGCTAATTTTAGATCTTAAGATTTAGTTCTTTTCCTTTATAAAGCTTTTATTTGAGGGGAGAAATACTTGATCTCAGACCCATTTTTAGAATGCAAAGACACAAGCATTCTCTGCCTTCCAGTGAATGGTCATAAAATCATTCATTACATGTACATGAATTTTTAACACTTAAAATATCTTTAGGATCTCTAATAATGTGGATGCATAAAAGATACATttataggaacacttgttcagtTTAATATTGTAAATTATTAATggacattcttatttttgttgtaAATGATTTGAGATAATATTAGTTTGGAAAACTCTCATTAGTTTGTACTAAAGAGGTGTTTAAACTATTCTTtatatttatcttctcttttttctggcAAAGACGACTTCTTCTTGGGTAAATAAGTCACACTGGACAAAGAATGCTTTCTAAATGTGGATAGTCTTCTCCTAAAGTTCCCCCCTGAAAAGAAATATAGGAGAGGGTCAAAGCAACAATTTGATGCAACCAGAGACAAAGTTAtaaccactgatttttgcattctAAGGACAGAATCACAAGGTTTAGTTTCATTGTGTAAAAAATGAAGGTGGATGGTGCGTTGAATGTGATATGGCATGAAGCTGATCAAAAAGGCGGCTGTCACAACTATGATCATTCCTATAGCCTTTTTACGACTTGACAgatttttcttcattgaatttttCAGTAAGGTCATAATGATCATTGTATAACAGACCGTTATAATAACAAAAGGGATGATAAAGCCAAAAAACAATGACACATAATGCAAAACCAAAACATAAATTTTAGCCTGATTGTTTTGTGGAGGCTCAAAGCACTTGGTATTGTTTTTCTTATCTTTGTAAGAattgcttattaaaaaaaatgaaaaactggtTAAAATCACAAAAATCCAAATGCCAACACACACAAATTTGGCTTTTTTCTGCGTAATCAAATTAATGTTCTGGATTGGGAAAACAATTGCAACACACCGGAAAAAGCTCATGGCTGTCATAAAGAATATGCTACAGTAGAGATTGACATACAAGGCATATGTGCTAAGGTGGCACAAAAAGTCACCAAAGAGCCAAATGCCTTTATGGACATAGTAGACCACGCGGAGAGgcagtgtgcacacacacagtagATCTGCTACTGCTAAATTAATCATGTATACTTGGAAGGCGGACTTTTCATGATATGTTTTCATGAGGACATAGAGCACAAATCGATTGCCAAAGAAGCCCACAGTGGAGATCATGGAGTACAAGGTGGGATACACTTGATTGCGGAAGTCATCAATAGTGTCATGGCATGTGCTATTATTGGCAGGAGATACCATCATGTTTCTGACACCATCCATGGTTCTGTAGAAATGTCTGCTTTGTGCCTACAATATAAAAAGTTCATTCTGTCAATTTTTACCAGATCATAAATTGCAGGAAGTCCTAATGTTTCATTTCATAGTGTCATTATGTATACTTTTTGAACAGGGCAGGAAACAAGGGTGGTGAAGCAGTGAGGAGGGATTCAGCCATACTAAACTTCCAGGAGAAGGATCAGGGCCTGTAGGCACTCTGGAAACTTTTTCTTTCCCACTCATGTTTGCCTCATGGACTTTCCCATAACCTTAATGATGTAGGTAAAAATAGCTCTGCCATATTTTATTAAGCCATACTACTCCAGTACtattctataaatttcccttttaactgaGTTTGCTTTTCAATTAGAATTTATATTTGGGAGTTGGAAGAGCATTTAATTCTCTTGGAGAATAAAATCTGTGGGAAAATGCTTGGTTCTCTCAAGAAGAGAGCTTCCTAGGCAACATCTGCTGTGTGCTGCTCATACTAGGGAAAATAACCTAATTTGTTATTAATAAAACTCCCTCCTCTAAGGGAAAGTCTTAATCCAGAACATTGCTGTCTCTGTTTAGAACCATGAAACACAATGGCTAGAGAAAACTTAGAAATCATCCAGTTATTTTAATGATGAGAAAAAAGTCTCAGAGAGGTGAAATACATCTCTAAAACTCTGCAGCACAATTTAAGGCTCTGAGGAAAGATGTAGCATAACTAGTTGAATATACCTACTGGGTGAGAATATTGTTGTAGTTGCTCACCCGTGTTCTCTTCCTAGACTCACACTCAAGGCAACATACAGTTGCTTATTTTATGGCAAGAGGTTGTTACTTGGTGTAGCATAATTCAGCTATGTCAATTAGGGCACTCAGTGAGTTCTGATAAGAGAGAGATACGGAAAAGATAGTGTAGAAGTAGTTGTTTCTTTAACATTCCTCCAGattcttctcttttattctttaagaTGGTGGAAGCAACTCACTAATGTATTATACGGTTGAtaatctttaattgaagtctgatttgttGCCCCTTTACCCAGTTCTTGCTCCCTGGTAAGAGAAAGGTTGGGGGTTTTAAGGAAGGAAGACTACTTGAGCATGTCAGCAGTGGATGGAACTGATTTTGACTCTGTATTAGAGATACAGGAACAGATATGGTAGTGGTTGCAGATGGGATATAACTTCCTAGATTTACTACTTCTAACAATTATATTTGTTGTTGAGGAACTTCCAACAATTATATTTGTTGTCAAGGATGTAtaatttatccatccatccattccagctaattattccttttttcttttatttttcactaaGAACTACTGGTTTAAGATAAATATTTGGAGAAGAAACTTCTAAGGGTGGATATCTAAGACCACAGAAGAAATGAGTCCTCCATTTCCAACCTCTGCATTATTTCACATTTTGCTTCCCAGTCACCTTCCTCTTCCACCATTAGTTCTCTGAACTCATTTTCCCTTGTGGTAGAAAGGGAAACTGCCTATAGTCAGTCAGTCCAATCTTTTCTGTTAGCCCTGTTACGCAGTTTCCCCAAACCAGGCAGTATTATGCAGTGAGTCGCTAGGTGGTGCTGTTGAGATTTTTGACACTGCCTTTGTTTTAAGAACCACACTTGGAAGGTGCTAGATAATTAGTATCAGTCCTTCCTACCATCATTATCACTCAATCTATTCTGCTACAAACTTTTTCAGGAATAATTTTCTATACAAATTGTTGCTTCCAATCACATCATGCCCTTGCTCCAGAGCCTCCAATGGTTTCCTATTGCCTTTAGAATAAAATTCATGCTTCTTAACCTGGTATTTAATGTTCCCTGCAATCTAGCTACAACTTACCTTTCCTACCTTCTCTCTCACTTCTCCATTTTGCACAGACCATAGTTCAATGGAAAAACTATTTTACTATTCCAGGGACATGCTCTACATGTTTTCCCATCTGACTGTAGTTTTCCATGgcatttcttcttcctgaaatGCTCTTTGGGCAATCTATGCATATGCAAAAACTACCCATCCTTCAGCTCAAATTACAACTTCTTGACCAGGCCTTCATCAGCCTCCTTCCAaagtaatttctttctttgttgaacTTCTATAACACTTTAAATCTATTTTGTAAATCAATGATTTGTATACGTAACTTCCCAACTAGTCTGTCTAGTTGAAATATAAGAAACCTTCCTACAAAAGGCCTAGCACATGTGTACCTTGTCCACAAGGGTTCAATAAATGTTGAGttaatgagaaaatgaatgattATGCACACTTATCATTTGAAGGcattatttatcatttaaaacttttttagaGTTATCCtctcatttcaataaaattaaaaacttttccagCCTCAGAGCTTAAAGTTGAGTTGCTACATAAATTGTTAAGGAATGCTTAAATCATAAGGCTTACCATAAGTTTAAAGCAACCTTATCATTGACACAGACTAACCAtttgtttattatatttaagTCTGTAAATGTTATAAATTTGAAATTCCCAGCTCTTTGAATGAAAGATGCTAAATGAAACTGataaaaatcttaataaaaacatacaaagagACATGATTTTTAGTACCAGTAATAAGGGCTGGGAAAGACTTTATAGACCAAAATAAGCTTTCCTagaaattttgatatttattttattttatttacaactGTATGTTAagtccatgatttacattagATCATAAAAAAGGatagttaaaaattttaaaacaagtaaTTAATCTTAGAGGGGTAGAGATCATTGAGTTCAAGCCACTGATTTCACTGACAATGGCTCCAGTTGTCTTAAACATTTAATTCAATTCTTCTAGAATGTATTGAGATACTCCATTATATGATCCACCCTATATGGATACAGAGAAGCCTAAGACCCCATCCCTGCTTTTATGCAGCTCATAGCCTGGTGGGGGAGAAGTGTGATAGCAAAGAACAGCACAGAAGAAAGGTGAGATTATAAGACAGTATGATAGGAA is a genomic window of Choloepus didactylus isolate mChoDid1 chromosome X, mChoDid1.pri, whole genome shotgun sequence containing:
- the CYSLTR1 gene encoding cysteinyl leukotriene receptor 1; amino-acid sequence: MDGVRNMMVSPANNSTCHDTIDDFRNQVYPTLYSMISTVGFFGNRFVLYVLMKTYHEKSAFQVYMINLAVADLLCVCTLPLRVVYYVHKGIWLFGDFLCHLSTYALYVNLYCSIFFMTAMSFFRCVAIVFPIQNINLITQKKAKFVCVGIWIFVILTSFSFFLISNSYKDKKNNTKCFEPPQNNQAKIYVLVLHYVSLFFGFIIPFVIITVCYTMIIMTLLKNSMKKNLSSRKKAIGMIIVVTAAFLISFMPYHIQRTIHLHFLHNETKPCDSVLRMQKSVVITLSLVASNCCFDPLLYFFSGGNFRRRLSTFRKHSLSSVTYLPKKKSSLPEKREDKYKE